Proteins co-encoded in one Brassica oleracea var. oleracea cultivar TO1000 chromosome C4, BOL, whole genome shotgun sequence genomic window:
- the LOC106337251 gene encoding uncharacterized protein LOC106337251: protein MSYAAAAALFFPSTVSVRSPAKFLLRPSNPLRLLVPTTNGAASTKNAARRQMKRTFVVANALPVEDDGVSLGTMKLPMDTDLPRFETLLFQWANSLCQGANIPLPVPLKVDRISGGARLGFIVMEDEGKTDVPVYIDCLVYQSTESGSGSGPVFRATRNGRKKDKAPPGEERIMRSLLGALKRAVELARVS from the exons ATGTCTTACGCGGCAGCAGCGGCTCTCTTCTTCCCGTCTACTGTGAGCGTCCGATCTCCAGCTAAGTTCCTTCTCCGTCCCTCCAACCCTCTCCGGCTTCTCGTTCCTACGACAAATGGCGCAGCGAGCACCAAGAACGCCGCGCGCAGGCAAATGAAGAGGACATTTGTAGTAGCGAATGCTTTGCCTGTGGAGGACGATGGGGTTTCACTGGGTACCATGAAGCTTCCTATGGATACTGATCTCCCAAGATTCGAAACTCTCCTTTTTCAG TGGGCGAACAGTCTTTGCCAAGGAGCCAACATACCTCTTCCTGTTCCTCTCAAG GTGGATAGAATAAGTGGAGGAGCGAGGTTAGGATTCATAGTGATGGAAGATGAAGGCAAAACCGATGTTCCGGTTTACATAGACTGTTTGGTGTACCAGAGCACAGAGAGTGGTTCAGGCTCAGGACCAGTGTTCCGAGCGACGCGTAATGGGAGGAAGAAAGATAAGGCACCTCCGGGAGAAGAAAGAATCATGAGAAGTCTCTTGGGAGCACTCAAAAGAGCTGTAGAACTTGCTCGAGTCTCATAG